One window from the genome of Fodinibius saliphilus encodes:
- a CDS encoding DUF2306 domain-containing protein, with protein sequence MNYLVQDWIGSIHLITAILSLITGTAILGLKKGTSLHIKIGYLYVGSMLGVNITAFMIYRLFGGFGIFHYAALISLLTVVLGFIPALLKKPKEGWLELHFSFMYWSVIGLYAAFVSEMLTRIPDTPFFGMLGIATFTIMALGGGYFYWKKNQWSETFLN encoded by the coding sequence ATGAATTATTTAGTCCAAGATTGGATAGGTAGCATTCATCTTATTACCGCAATACTATCATTGATTACCGGCACCGCAATTCTGGGTCTTAAAAAGGGGACATCACTACATATCAAGATAGGCTACCTGTATGTTGGGAGTATGCTTGGAGTAAATATCACAGCCTTTATGATTTACCGTCTGTTTGGGGGATTTGGAATTTTCCACTACGCCGCATTAATCAGCCTATTAACTGTTGTTTTAGGATTTATACCAGCTCTACTCAAAAAACCAAAAGAAGGATGGCTAGAACTTCATTTTAGTTTTATGTACTGGTCTGTGATTGGGTTGTATGCTGCTTTTGTTTCTGAAATGTTAACCCGTATTCCTGATACCCCCTTCTTTGGTATGCTGGGAATTGCAACCTTTACTATTATGGCTTTAGGCGGCGGTTACTTTTACTGGAAGAAAAATCAATGGTCAGAGACTTTTCTAAATTAG
- the recG gene encoding ATP-dependent DNA helicase RecG: MKLIDLPKLSTKRIKALSESGIDSILDLLNFFPRRYLDRTTVTKIQQLHGNGEQVTVVGRIEKIQQQGRGRKKRLEIIIRDDTASLKGVWFKGGHYIKKQFSEGELVAFFGKVKKYGRQFSIAHPEYDKISDNSDIQDLKKIVPIYPSNKLLSKTRTTSKLIHKWQKVILKHESPPEFIPKNVRQKHKLPKRHEAYRMIHFPESTSEYKQAFKRFKFEELFLFELSVAKTKHEVIEKHQGKIFDNLENYTSKFFNEHLPFELTKGQKSALSDIKNDVRSGIQMNRLIQGDVGSGKTVVAIGAILMAVDNNCQAAFMAPTEILAEQHFRTLSNFLKPLGINIRLLVGNQKMSLRTDILTDIEGGNCDIVVGTHAVIQKEVNFHDLGLAVIDEQHRFGVKQRAEILKKGSHPHVLVMSATPIPRSLAMTLYSDLDISIIKGLPGGRKPVKTAVRPQQKHNDIYNFVEDELNKGGQAYVVYPLVEESEKMDLKDATAGYEKLQKRFPNFEVGLLHGQMKSDNKDTVMQQFINNEIQVLVSTTVIEVGVDVPNASIMLVEHAERFGLSQLHQLRGRIGRGNRQSYCILIHGHKVSKEGQFRLGKMAQTNDGFEIAEADLELRGPGDFLGTKQSGLPEFRVADIVEDQFILEQAKTAAWKMMEDDPSLTQPEYQELRKVFIPYYKERSKFYGTG; the protein is encoded by the coding sequence TTGAAATTAATAGACTTACCCAAGCTTAGTACAAAACGCATAAAAGCGCTATCTGAGAGTGGAATAGATAGTATCCTAGACCTGCTAAACTTCTTCCCAAGAAGGTATCTCGACCGCACAACAGTGACAAAGATCCAACAATTGCACGGAAATGGTGAGCAAGTCACTGTCGTAGGTAGAATTGAGAAAATACAACAACAGGGCCGGGGGCGAAAAAAAAGACTGGAAATCATTATTCGTGACGATACCGCTTCTCTCAAAGGCGTTTGGTTCAAGGGAGGGCACTATATTAAGAAGCAATTCTCGGAGGGAGAGTTAGTCGCCTTCTTTGGCAAGGTAAAAAAGTATGGCAGACAATTTAGCATTGCCCATCCCGAGTACGACAAAATTAGTGACAACTCTGATATACAAGACCTGAAAAAGATTGTACCTATATACCCCAGTAATAAATTACTTTCTAAAACGCGTACAACGAGCAAGCTGATACATAAATGGCAAAAAGTAATTCTCAAACATGAATCTCCCCCTGAATTTATACCCAAAAATGTTCGGCAGAAACATAAGTTACCCAAGCGCCATGAGGCTTATCGTATGATTCATTTCCCGGAATCAACATCAGAATACAAGCAAGCTTTTAAACGCTTTAAATTTGAGGAACTATTCCTGTTTGAACTCAGTGTTGCGAAAACGAAACATGAAGTAATCGAAAAGCATCAGGGAAAAATTTTTGACAACTTAGAAAACTACACTTCCAAATTCTTTAATGAGCATCTCCCCTTTGAGCTAACAAAAGGTCAGAAATCAGCCCTTTCTGATATTAAGAACGATGTACGGTCGGGTATCCAGATGAACCGGCTAATACAAGGGGATGTAGGATCAGGCAAGACCGTTGTTGCTATTGGGGCTATCTTAATGGCAGTCGACAACAATTGTCAAGCAGCTTTTATGGCACCTACAGAAATCTTAGCCGAACAGCATTTCCGTACCCTCTCAAACTTTTTAAAGCCCCTTGGTATCAATATCAGATTGTTGGTTGGCAATCAAAAAATGAGCCTTCGCACTGACATTCTCACTGATATTGAGGGCGGGAACTGTGATATCGTGGTAGGAACCCATGCCGTTATACAGAAAGAAGTAAATTTCCATGATCTTGGCTTAGCTGTTATTGATGAACAACACCGCTTTGGAGTCAAGCAACGAGCAGAAATACTAAAAAAGGGATCCCACCCTCATGTTTTAGTGATGTCTGCTACTCCTATCCCCCGCTCGCTGGCTATGACCTTATACAGCGATCTTGACATCTCTATCATTAAAGGACTACCGGGAGGACGGAAACCGGTAAAAACAGCAGTTCGCCCTCAACAAAAACATAACGATATCTATAATTTTGTAGAAGATGAACTCAACAAAGGCGGCCAGGCCTATGTGGTATATCCACTTGTCGAGGAATCCGAAAAAATGGATTTAAAGGATGCAACGGCTGGCTATGAGAAACTACAAAAACGCTTTCCTAATTTCGAAGTTGGACTTTTACATGGACAAATGAAATCTGACAATAAAGATACTGTTATGCAGCAGTTCATCAATAATGAAATCCAGGTACTAGTTTCAACTACCGTAATAGAGGTTGGGGTTGATGTACCCAATGCCAGTATCATGCTGGTAGAACATGCCGAGCGGTTTGGCCTTTCTCAACTTCATCAGCTGAGGGGACGCATTGGCCGTGGAAACCGCCAGAGCTACTGTATACTCATCCATGGTCATAAAGTGAGCAAAGAGGGGCAATTCAGATTAGGCAAGATGGCTCAAACCAACGATGGTTTTGAAATTGCCGAAGCTGACCTTGAACTGCGGGGACCAGGAGATTTCTTAGGAACGAAACAAAGTGGACTGCCAGAATTTCGGGTAGCTGATATTGTGGAAGATCAATTTATTTTAGAACAAGCTAAAACAGCTGCATGGAAGATGATGGAAGATGATCCTTCATTGACTCAACCAGAATACCAAGAATTACGCAAAGTCTTCATCCCTTATTATAAAGAGCGCAGCAAATTTTACGGAACAGGCTAA
- the rpsL gene encoding 30S ribosomal protein S12: protein MPTIQQLIRKGRKSKSSKTTAPALESCPQKRGVCVRVYTTTPKKPNSALRKVARVRLTNGYEVTAYIPGEGHNLQEHSIVLVRGGRVKDLPGVRYHIVRGTLDTAGVEDRKQGRSLYGTKKPN from the coding sequence GTGCCTACAATACAACAACTTATTCGCAAAGGTAGAAAAAGCAAGTCTAGTAAGACAACGGCTCCTGCTTTGGAAAGCTGCCCGCAGAAGCGCGGGGTTTGCGTACGAGTTTATACCACAACGCCTAAAAAGCCGAACTCGGCTCTGCGTAAGGTTGCTCGTGTGCGTCTAACTAATGGTTATGAAGTAACTGCATATATTCCCGGTGAGGGACACAACCTACAGGAGCACAGTATTGTTCTTGTTCGAGGCGGTCGTGTTAAGGACTTGCCTGGTGTTCGTTATCATATCGTGCGTGGAACGCTCGATACTGCTGGCGTGGAAGATCGCAAGCAGGGTAGAAGTTTATACGGAACAAAAAAGCCTAATTAG
- a CDS encoding peptidase M61: MRRLLYLFTIFVIVVGCSPKMGNNIETKNQEPAADKKPIASSIDLTEVNNDRVWVQIDPGKFNADTVTFRLPRVVQGTYSVSDFGSFTDSLIAYDYDGETLNVKKDGPNTWIIPNAGSFDKLGYYVNDTFDIENTDKKTPFSPSGTNIKEDNFVLNLHGFVGYFETLQDQEYRLDLTAPTDFKRTAALPVVSTTYNTDSTEVTNTYAADRYFQITDNPMMYGELDVAEFKVDDMQIVLSVYSPNEKHSASAIKETIKSMMDAQKDYLGELNTTDRYDIYLYLAPRAKTAPTGFGALEHHTSTVVVLPEAMPTPNLNQTMTDVVSHEFFHIVTPLNVHSEDVHYFDYNAPTFSKHLWMYEGVTEYFASHFQVYEGLQSKQKFYDKINGKIESSHTMNDSMSFTKMSENVLEEPYASNYYNVYQKGALIGMCIDILMREESNGQRSMISLMTELSQKYGTEKPFTDDKLISEITEMTYPSVGEFLTTHVVGKTPIDYNDFFNKVGLKRVKDSTKTSLFLNGRTPFVKANQEAGRVEFRDIELNSSLKALGAQAGDIIKSVNGTDYTLQNIRQLIPQSMQWAPDTEIEMVVIRGEEEVTLSGKVGTPMVETLKLTETEDATEQQRTLRKQWLGQ; this comes from the coding sequence ATGCGAAGACTTCTTTATCTATTTACAATATTTGTCATTGTCGTTGGTTGCTCTCCCAAAATGGGCAACAATATAGAGACTAAAAATCAAGAACCCGCTGCTGATAAAAAACCTATTGCTTCTTCCATTGACCTTACCGAAGTAAACAATGATCGCGTTTGGGTACAAATCGATCCCGGTAAGTTTAATGCTGATACTGTCACCTTTCGCCTGCCACGCGTTGTACAGGGCACCTATTCGGTAAGTGATTTTGGAAGCTTTACCGACAGCCTGATAGCTTATGATTATGACGGTGAAACACTGAATGTAAAAAAGGACGGTCCTAATACTTGGATCATTCCAAATGCGGGTAGTTTTGACAAGTTGGGCTATTATGTAAATGATACCTTTGACATTGAAAATACCGATAAAAAAACGCCCTTCTCTCCCTCTGGGACCAATATTAAAGAAGATAATTTTGTGCTAAACCTCCACGGATTTGTGGGATATTTTGAAACCCTACAAGATCAAGAATATCGGTTGGATTTAACCGCACCCACTGATTTCAAACGCACTGCCGCTCTACCCGTTGTCAGTACCACCTACAACACAGACAGTACGGAAGTTACCAACACCTATGCCGCTGATCGATATTTCCAGATTACGGATAATCCCATGATGTATGGTGAACTGGATGTTGCAGAGTTCAAGGTTGATGATATGCAGATTGTACTTAGTGTATATTCTCCTAATGAAAAACATTCCGCATCTGCTATCAAAGAGACTATTAAGAGTATGATGGATGCTCAAAAAGATTACCTGGGGGAGCTTAACACAACAGACCGTTACGATATCTATCTTTACCTGGCTCCGCGCGCTAAAACAGCCCCAACCGGTTTTGGAGCTCTTGAACACCACACTTCTACGGTTGTTGTATTGCCTGAGGCAATGCCTACTCCGAATCTCAATCAAACAATGACGGACGTTGTTTCTCACGAGTTCTTTCATATTGTAACACCACTCAATGTACACTCCGAGGATGTACATTACTTCGACTACAATGCCCCTACCTTTTCCAAGCATCTTTGGATGTACGAAGGGGTAACGGAGTATTTTGCCAGTCACTTCCAGGTGTATGAAGGCTTGCAGTCAAAGCAGAAGTTTTATGACAAGATAAATGGTAAAATTGAGTCTTCACATACAATGAATGACTCCATGAGCTTCACTAAGATGAGTGAAAATGTTTTAGAAGAGCCCTATGCTTCTAACTATTACAATGTATACCAAAAGGGTGCTCTTATTGGTATGTGCATTGATATTTTAATGCGTGAAGAGAGTAATGGGCAGCGAAGCATGATCTCATTGATGACTGAACTTTCACAAAAGTATGGGACCGAGAAACCATTTACGGATGACAAACTGATTAGCGAGATCACCGAAATGACCTACCCCTCAGTTGGTGAATTCTTGACAACACACGTAGTCGGTAAAACTCCAATAGATTATAACGATTTCTTTAACAAGGTGGGGTTGAAACGAGTCAAAGATTCTACCAAAACTAGCCTATTCTTAAATGGCCGCACTCCCTTTGTAAAGGCAAATCAGGAAGCAGGAAGGGTGGAATTCCGTGATATAGAGCTCAACAGTTCACTAAAGGCACTTGGTGCTCAAGCCGGCGATATTATCAAGTCAGTAAACGGTACTGACTATACCCTACAAAATATAAGGCAACTTATTCCACAGTCTATGCAATGGGCGCCCGACACTGAAATTGAGATGGTGGTAATACGCGGAGAGGAAGAAGTAACCTTATCCGGGAAAGTAGGTACCCCGATGGTTGAAACGCTTAAACTCACAGAAACTGAAGATGCTACTGAACAACAACGCACCTTGCGAAAGCAGTGGCTTGGACAGTAA
- a CDS encoding GyrI-like domain-containing protein → MKQTELQEITLIGLSLPEKTTNENGQAQKDCGKLWERFQAEGCITKIPNKLDDEIYAVYHDYDGDFTQPYSYFIGCKVSPGTKVPEGLYQLTIPKGEYRKITTSGKMPECIADAWREIWEKEEELNRGYIADFEVYGKKDQNGEQAEIDIYLSTDSAKPFQSPNEV, encoded by the coding sequence ATGAAACAAACAGAACTTCAAGAGATTACATTAATAGGATTATCTCTGCCAGAGAAAACAACAAATGAAAACGGGCAGGCACAAAAGGATTGTGGTAAACTATGGGAAAGGTTCCAGGCAGAAGGTTGTATCACAAAAATCCCCAACAAACTAGACGATGAAATCTACGCTGTCTATCACGACTATGATGGAGATTTTACCCAGCCATATTCTTATTTCATAGGTTGTAAAGTCTCTCCGGGCACCAAGGTGCCGGAAGGGCTATACCAATTAACCATCCCCAAGGGTGAATACAGAAAAATCACCACCTCCGGAAAAATGCCAGAATGTATAGCTGATGCATGGCGTGAGATCTGGGAAAAAGAGGAAGAGTTAAACAGGGGATATATTGCTGATTTTGAGGTGTATGGAAAGAAAGATCAAAATGGGGAACAGGCTGAAATTGATATTTACCTATCAACTGACTCGGCAAAACCATTTCAAAGCCCCAACGAAGTATAA
- the typA gene encoding translational GTPase TypA, translated as MYNDLRNIAIIAHVDHGKTTLVDQMLKQSGTFRENEEVAERVMDSGDLEKEKGITISSKNTAVKWGETKINIVDTPGHADFGGEVERILKMVNGVIILVDAAEGPLPQTKFVLRKSLDLGYEPIVVINKIDRKDARPDDVLNEIFDLFVMLDASDEQLDFPIIYAEGINGIAKHELEDDNDDLTPLFDKIVETIPAPQQELDAPFKMLVSSIDWNDYVGRIAIGRVEQGTIEQNQQIALLDRNGDLKEKAKATKLFTFNGLKREPVEKAVAGDIFALAGYEKVDIGDTLTATEDMTAINYPDIDQPTMAMFFRVNDSPFAGLEGEYVTSNQIKDRLMREIRTNVSIEVEQTENPDIYKVSGRGELQLAILTETMRREGYEFAVSRPEVLFKEIDGQRHEPFEEVVVDVHKDYSNRVIDNLQQRKGIMTSMTQEGDNNRLIFKVPSRGLIGFRGEMLTETRGTGIMHQQFDAYEPYAGKIPGRNSGTLISLEKGEVTSYALEGLQDRGTFLVEPGDSVYEGQVVGINNRSDDLVVNVVKKKNLTNHRATQSADEVKIAPAKKMSLEQCIEFIDDDELLEVTPKSLRIRKKYLDFNERKRAQKKAEA; from the coding sequence ATGTACAACGACTTAAGAAATATAGCCATCATTGCTCACGTAGACCACGGTAAAACTACCTTGGTTGACCAAATGTTAAAACAGAGCGGTACCTTTCGCGAAAATGAAGAGGTCGCGGAACGGGTGATGGATTCCGGGGACCTTGAAAAAGAGAAAGGAATTACGATCAGTTCCAAGAATACGGCTGTTAAATGGGGCGAAACTAAAATTAATATTGTTGACACCCCGGGTCACGCCGATTTTGGCGGAGAAGTAGAGCGTATCCTGAAGATGGTAAATGGGGTAATAATTTTGGTGGATGCTGCCGAAGGTCCTCTTCCACAAACAAAATTTGTACTTCGCAAATCATTGGATCTTGGATATGAACCTATAGTCGTTATCAACAAGATCGACAGAAAAGATGCACGTCCCGATGATGTATTAAATGAGATCTTTGACTTATTTGTAATGCTTGATGCCAGTGATGAGCAGCTGGATTTTCCTATTATATATGCAGAAGGTATCAATGGAATTGCCAAGCATGAGCTTGAAGATGATAATGATGATCTGACCCCACTATTTGATAAGATTGTAGAAACAATTCCCGCTCCCCAACAAGAGCTTGATGCCCCTTTTAAAATGTTGGTAAGCAGCATCGACTGGAACGACTATGTAGGACGAATCGCTATTGGTCGTGTGGAGCAGGGTACTATTGAACAGAACCAGCAGATTGCCCTACTCGATCGGAATGGGGATCTCAAAGAGAAAGCCAAGGCAACAAAGCTGTTTACCTTTAACGGTCTCAAACGTGAACCGGTAGAAAAAGCAGTAGCAGGTGATATTTTTGCTTTGGCTGGTTACGAAAAAGTTGATATCGGAGATACGTTAACGGCTACTGAAGATATGACAGCCATTAACTATCCTGATATTGATCAGCCGACGATGGCCATGTTTTTCCGCGTCAATGATTCACCTTTTGCTGGTCTAGAAGGGGAGTATGTAACGTCTAATCAGATTAAAGATCGATTAATGCGTGAAATTCGTACTAATGTTTCTATTGAAGTAGAACAGACTGAGAATCCCGATATCTATAAAGTATCAGGACGTGGAGAGCTCCAGTTGGCGATTCTGACAGAAACCATGCGCCGAGAAGGGTATGAGTTTGCCGTATCACGTCCTGAAGTTCTTTTTAAAGAAATTGACGGGCAACGCCATGAACCTTTTGAAGAGGTGGTAGTGGATGTTCATAAAGACTACAGTAACAGGGTGATTGATAACTTGCAGCAGCGCAAAGGTATTATGACCTCTATGACCCAAGAAGGCGATAATAATCGCCTAATCTTTAAAGTTCCATCACGTGGACTTATCGGTTTCAGGGGAGAGATGCTGACCGAAACGCGGGGCACAGGTATTATGCACCAGCAGTTTGATGCTTATGAACCATATGCCGGTAAAATTCCCGGGCGCAACAGCGGAACACTTATCTCTTTGGAAAAAGGAGAGGTCACCAGCTATGCACTGGAAGGATTACAAGATAGAGGAACCTTCTTGGTTGAACCCGGCGACTCGGTGTACGAAGGCCAAGTGGTAGGTATTAATAACCGTTCTGATGACTTGGTTGTTAATGTGGTGAAAAAGAAAAACCTTACCAACCACCGTGCTACGCAAAGTGCGGATGAGGTGAAGATTGCACCGGCCAAGAAGATGAGTCTTGAACAATGTATCGAGTTTATTGATGACGATGAGCTTTTGGAAGTAACCCCCAAGAGCTTGCGTATCCGGAAGAAATATCTTGATTTTAATGAGCGTAAAAGAGCTCAGAAAAAAGCAGAAGCTTAG
- a CDS encoding DUF4112 domain-containing protein: MDTEKDKQKNTKLAELLDNKFQIPGIPIKFGLDPLLGLLPGVGDWIGGIISCYYLFNALKEQARWSVLLHMLINILLDIMIGAIPGIGELFDVYWKANLRNAELLQELADNPNRTTRRSRWFNWILLVVFTLIIIAVLFITSWILIASWVILSDLLG; the protein is encoded by the coding sequence TTGGATACTGAAAAGGACAAGCAAAAGAATACAAAATTAGCTGAATTACTGGATAATAAATTTCAGATTCCTGGTATCCCGATTAAATTTGGCTTGGATCCACTTTTGGGATTACTGCCAGGAGTGGGCGACTGGATAGGAGGCATTATTTCATGTTATTATCTTTTTAATGCGCTAAAAGAGCAGGCTCGATGGTCGGTGTTATTGCATATGCTGATTAATATCCTGCTGGATATTATGATTGGAGCCATTCCAGGGATAGGTGAGCTTTTTGATGTTTATTGGAAAGCTAATCTTCGTAATGCCGAGCTTTTACAAGAACTTGCAGATAATCCCAACCGAACCACAAGACGAAGCCGATGGTTCAACTGGATATTACTAGTTGTCTTCACACTTATTATCATTGCTGTTTTATTTATAACTAGCTGGATATTAATTGCTTCTTGGGTGATACTTTCTGATCTGCTTGGCTGA
- the rpsG gene encoding 30S ribosomal protein S7, with translation MRRKTADKREIQPDPVFGDKLVTRFVNNLMRDGKKNVARKILYQAFEIVEEETGDEGMEVFKEALSNVSPVVEVRSRRVGGSTYQVPVEVRPDRGTALGMRWLISACQTRNDKSMARRLSRELLDAANNEGGAVRKKDEVHRMAEANKAFAHFRF, from the coding sequence ATGAGAAGAAAGACAGCAGATAAGCGCGAGATACAACCTGATCCGGTATTTGGAGATAAGCTGGTTACGCGCTTCGTAAACAATCTGATGCGGGACGGCAAAAAGAATGTCGCTCGAAAGATTCTCTATCAAGCATTTGAAATTGTTGAAGAGGAAACCGGTGATGAGGGTATGGAAGTATTTAAGGAAGCCCTTAGTAATGTTTCGCCTGTAGTTGAGGTTCGTTCTCGCCGTGTAGGTGGTTCGACTTACCAGGTGCCGGTTGAAGTTCGGCCTGATCGTGGCACAGCGCTTGGAATGCGTTGGTTGATCAGTGCATGTCAAACGAGAAATGACAAGTCCATGGCCCGCAGATTGTCGCGAGAGCTTTTGGATGCTGCCAATAACGAAGGTGGTGCGGTGAGGAAGAAAGACGAAGTTCACCGTATGGCAGAAGCAAACAAGGCGTTTGCCCACTTTAGATTCTAA
- a CDS encoding secondary thiamine-phosphate synthase enzyme YjbQ, translating to MWHQTKVTLDKKPRGYHIITDEILQYIPEIKAIQTGLAHIFIQHTSASLTINENADPSVRRDFLTHFKRMVPEDTSMYEHTLEGPDDMTSHIKSSMMGSSVSIPITDGKLNLGTWQGIYLCEHRNNGGRRKLVVTLHGE from the coding sequence ATGTGGCATCAAACAAAGGTTACCTTAGACAAAAAACCTCGTGGATACCATATTATTACCGATGAGATTTTGCAGTATATCCCTGAAATAAAAGCAATACAGACTGGGCTTGCTCATATCTTTATCCAACATACCAGTGCCAGCCTTACAATCAATGAAAATGCCGATCCGTCGGTACGGAGAGACTTTCTCACACACTTTAAGCGGATGGTTCCTGAAGATACTTCCATGTATGAACATACTCTTGAAGGTCCCGATGATATGACATCACATATAAAAAGTTCTATGATGGGATCTTCGGTCAGTATTCCTATCACTGACGGGAAGTTAAACCTTGGAACCTGGCAAGGAATCTATTTATGCGAACATAGAAATAACGGTGGCCGACGAAAGCTAGTTGTCACCTTACACGGTGAATAA
- a CDS encoding SDR family oxidoreductase produces MDLEIKGQRFIVCGASSGFGRAIAELLLDEGAHVIAVARREEKLNELQETYPDATDIVVGDLTDDDTHNNIEAAIGNEQLHGVVINAGGPPALSPLETALYDWDQAYENVMRWKVALVLRLVSYFTSKEYGRILFVESQSVKQPIASLVLSNSFRAGIVGFAKSLSQEIAGNGVTVNVLAPGSHDTPAIERVIQKKVDSSDKSYEEVKEEMEAAIPVGRFGKGEEIASLAGWVLSPHASYVTGQTISHDGGSIKGTFG; encoded by the coding sequence ATGGACTTAGAAATTAAAGGCCAGCGGTTTATTGTCTGTGGAGCCAGCAGTGGATTTGGTCGTGCGATAGCAGAATTACTTCTTGATGAAGGGGCTCATGTTATTGCCGTTGCTCGCCGTGAAGAAAAGCTTAACGAACTTCAGGAAACCTATCCCGATGCCACCGACATTGTAGTCGGAGACCTAACTGATGATGATACTCATAACAACATTGAAGCGGCAATTGGTAATGAGCAGCTTCACGGTGTGGTTATCAATGCTGGCGGCCCTCCCGCTTTAAGTCCTCTTGAAACAGCTCTATATGACTGGGACCAAGCGTACGAAAATGTCATGCGGTGGAAAGTAGCACTAGTTTTACGATTGGTCTCTTATTTTACTTCTAAAGAGTACGGACGCATTCTATTTGTCGAAAGTCAATCTGTAAAACAACCCATTGCCTCTCTCGTGCTTAGTAATTCATTCCGCGCCGGTATTGTGGGGTTTGCGAAATCTCTTTCACAAGAAATTGCCGGTAATGGAGTTACGGTTAATGTTCTTGCGCCCGGCTCTCATGATACCCCGGCCATTGAGCGAGTTATTCAGAAAAAAGTTGATAGCTCCGACAAATCGTATGAAGAAGTAAAAGAAGAGATGGAAGCTGCTATCCCTGTAGGACGTTTCGGCAAAGGTGAAGAGATCGCCTCTTTGGCTGGATGGGTTCTATCACCCCATGCATCTTATGTTACAGGACAAACAATAAGTCACGACGGTGGTAGTATTAAAGGTACCTTCGGATAA
- a CDS encoding class I SAM-dependent methyltransferase, whose translation MEHNKKEIEKEFSDTDLKELASQLRFPEGKKGADIGRKMDETNISMTIDTIDALNISAYDSILEIGHGNCNHLGKVLSQANNIRYSGLEISATMKREAQRVNKKHIDSNRATFYLYGGSIFPFEDHTFNQVMTVNTIYFWENPIDLLQEVFRVLKPGGFFGIGFAQKTFMKELPFVEHGFKLYDTSDVTDLMKETAFRVFDIVDKTEEVISKSGETVKRQYTVITLAK comes from the coding sequence ATGGAGCATAATAAAAAAGAGATAGAAAAGGAGTTTAGCGATACCGACTTGAAAGAACTGGCTTCTCAATTACGCTTTCCGGAGGGCAAAAAAGGCGCTGATATTGGGCGAAAAATGGATGAAACCAATATAAGCATGACCATTGATACCATTGATGCCTTAAATATTTCTGCATATGATTCCATCTTGGAGATTGGTCATGGTAACTGCAACCATTTGGGAAAAGTGCTCTCCCAAGCTAATAATATTCGGTATTCTGGTCTCGAAATATCTGCAACAATGAAGAGAGAAGCACAAAGAGTCAATAAAAAACATATTGATTCAAACCGTGCCACATTTTACCTGTATGGTGGTTCAATCTTTCCTTTCGAAGACCACACTTTCAATCAGGTAATGACAGTTAATACCATTTACTTCTGGGAAAATCCCATTGATCTTTTACAAGAAGTATTCAGAGTACTAAAACCCGGAGGATTCTTTGGGATCGGCTTTGCTCAAAAAACTTTTATGAAAGAGCTTCCCTTTGTAGAACATGGGTTCAAGCTTTATGATACATCTGATGTAACCGACCTGATGAAAGAAACTGCATTCCGTGTCTTTGATATTGTAGACAAAACGGAAGAGGTTATTAGCAAAAGTGGTGAAACGGTTAAACGTCAATATACTGTAATCACTCTTGCTAAATAA